The proteins below come from a single Melitaea cinxia chromosome 9, ilMelCinx1.1, whole genome shotgun sequence genomic window:
- the LOC123656209 gene encoding uncharacterized protein LOC123656209, with product MPKTLRSGERELVLKVKRFCEREKTNKAPLIPFENVRRRVAAMTGISEKTVTKICQEGAVAASTSTKISTPGKSRPHEKRVKLDDFDLCVIRHKVHEFYAVRKEVPTLTKLLHDLKVDINFNGSRTSLWRIMRSIGFRFQKCKSRRKILMERPDIIAWRAKSLTQMRVKKEFYLPIQRELAGL from the exons ATGCCTAAGACATTAAGAAGTGGTGAAAGAGAATTGGTTCTCAAAGTTAAAAGGTTTTGTGAACGTGAAAAAACTAATAAAGCTCCTCTTATTCCATTCGAAAATGTTCGCCGTCGGGTAGCAGCCATGACAG gtatatCAGAAAAGACGGTGACAAAAATATGTCAAGAAGGTGCAGTTGCCGCGAGTACATCCACGAAAATTTCAACTCCGGGAAAATCACGCCCACACGAAAAGAGAGTTAAATTGGACGACTTTGACCTATGCGTTATACGTCATAAAGTTCATGAATTTTATGCTGTTCGAAAAGAAGTTCCGACCTTGACAAAACTATTGCATGATTTGAAGGTCGATATTAATTTCAACGGAAGCCGCACAAGTCTGTGGAGGATCATGCGATCAATTGGTTTTCGCTTTCAAAAATGCAAAAGCAGGAGAAAAATTTTAATGGAGAGGCCAGACATAATAGCTTGGCGAGCTAAATCTCTAACACAGATGCGG GTGAAGAAGGAGTTCTATCTTCCGATACAAAGGGAGCTCGCTGGATTATAG